A region from the Streptosporangium sp. NBC_01756 genome encodes:
- a CDS encoding TPM domain-containing protein, with the protein MLHLVRVLVALALTLPPGDPVARVDPPAAVAGFRAAALDPPVAVSAQVTDRAGVLGGRQAEVEAAVAKLRAHRGVRLYVVYVESFSGSSATDWAEGTARLSGLGRLDLLLAVATADGRYAVFADQAFPLSGEQLDSVAATAIEPELRRSDWAGAPIVAAREYDAVLASPSVVSASAPFRPVPSGWAAGDGPADQP; encoded by the coding sequence GTGCTACATCTCGTCCGTGTGCTGGTCGCGCTGGCTCTGACGCTGCCGCCGGGGGATCCCGTGGCGCGCGTCGACCCGCCGGCCGCCGTCGCCGGTTTCCGGGCCGCGGCTCTGGACCCGCCGGTCGCCGTCTCGGCGCAGGTGACCGACAGAGCGGGCGTGCTCGGTGGGCGCCAGGCCGAGGTCGAGGCGGCCGTCGCGAAACTGCGGGCCCACCGGGGGGTGCGCCTGTACGTCGTCTACGTCGAGAGCTTCTCCGGTTCGAGCGCGACCGACTGGGCCGAGGGGACGGCCCGGCTCAGTGGTCTGGGCCGGCTCGACCTGCTGCTGGCCGTCGCCACCGCGGACGGCCGTTACGCCGTCTTCGCCGACCAGGCCTTCCCACTCTCCGGCGAGCAACTCGACTCGGTGGCCGCGACCGCGATCGAACCCGAACTCCGGCGGTCCGACTGGGCGGGGGCGCCGATCGTCGCGGCGAGGGAGTACGACGCGGTGCTGGCCTCGCCGAGCGTGGTCTCCGCGTCGGCTCCGTTCCGGCCCGTTCCCTCCGGGTGGGCGGCCGGGGACGGGCCCGCTGACCAGCCTTAA
- the gmk gene encoding guanylate kinase, with the protein MTGTSWSDESRVPEETAESGSGGFTSPVGGPEAARAFAGPTGKRLTVLSGPSGVGKSTVVAELRRAYPEVWLSVSVTTRKPRPGETHGVEYFFADDDEFDRMAASGELLEWAEFAGNRYGTPRGPVLRKIDAGVPTLLEIDLQGARQVRTSMPEATLIFLAPPTWEELEKRLRGRGTEPEDVIARRLAAGRIEMAAEQEFDLTLVNTSVQDVCHRLIALLADAPEASRPGRSPS; encoded by the coding sequence GTGACCGGAACATCGTGGTCCGACGAGAGTCGGGTCCCGGAGGAGACCGCTGAGAGCGGGTCCGGTGGCTTCACCTCCCCGGTCGGAGGTCCGGAGGCGGCGCGAGCCTTCGCCGGACCGACCGGCAAGCGCCTGACGGTCCTCTCAGGGCCGTCAGGCGTCGGCAAGTCCACGGTCGTCGCCGAGCTTCGGCGGGCATACCCCGAGGTGTGGCTGTCGGTCTCGGTGACCACCAGGAAGCCCCGGCCGGGGGAGACCCACGGGGTGGAATACTTCTTCGCCGACGACGACGAGTTCGACCGGATGGCCGCCTCCGGCGAGCTGCTGGAGTGGGCCGAGTTCGCCGGCAACAGATACGGCACGCCGCGCGGTCCGGTGCTCCGGAAGATCGACGCCGGGGTGCCCACGCTGCTGGAGATCGATCTCCAGGGCGCGCGCCAGGTCCGGACGAGCATGCCCGAGGCGACACTGATCTTCCTGGCTCCGCCCACCTGGGAGGAGCTGGAGAAGCGCCTGCGGGGCAGAGGCACCGAGCCGGAGGACGTCATCGCCCGCCGCCTGGCGGCCGGCCGGATCGAGATGGCGGCCGAGCAGGAATTCGACCTGACTCTTGTGAACACGTCCGTCCAGGATGTATGTCATCGGCTGATAGCCTTACTGGCTGATGCTCCCGAGGCTTCGCGCCCCGGACGTTCACCTAGCTAG
- the mihF gene encoding integration host factor, actinobacterial type — protein MALPPLTPEQRAAALEKAAKARRERAEVKNRLKHGAISLTEVLKDGQADDVIGKMKVSALLESLPGVGKVRAKQLMERLGIAESRRVRGLGANQRASLEREFGGAES, from the coding sequence GTGGCTCTTCCTCCCCTTACCCCTGAGCAGCGCGCCGCAGCCCTAGAGAAGGCTGCCAAGGCCCGCCGAGAGCGTGCCGAGGTTAAGAATCGCCTGAAGCACGGTGCGATCTCTCTGACCGAGGTGCTCAAAGACGGGCAGGCCGACGACGTCATCGGAAAGATGAAGGTGTCGGCGCTTCTGGAGTCGCTCCCCGGCGTGGGCAAGGTCCGCGCCAAGCAGCTGATGGAGCGGCTCGGCATCGCAGAGTCCCGCCGCGTGCGGGGTCTCGGTGCCAACCAGCGGGCTTCGCTCGAGCGTGAGTTCGGCGGTGCCGAGAGCTAG
- the pyrF gene encoding orotidine-5'-phosphate decarboxylase codes for MRPAPIAVALDAPDLETAAHWASLVTPHVSTVKIGLELYLRYGPEVIASIRGASGVQVFLDLKLHDIPNTVEGAARAVARLRPAILTVHAGGGPAMISAAVEALPATQIAAVTVLTSLSEADLERVGIAGPSEDAVRRMSAMAVGAGAQALVCSPREVATVRAEVGPDITLITPGIRPAGAESQDQARIATPEQALADGADLLVIGRPITGAADPGAAAAGIAAALRRTLADSDRAV; via the coding sequence GTGAGGCCCGCACCCATCGCCGTTGCCCTGGACGCACCCGACCTGGAGACCGCCGCCCACTGGGCGAGTCTGGTGACGCCTCATGTCAGCACCGTCAAGATCGGACTCGAACTCTATCTCCGCTACGGCCCCGAGGTGATCGCCTCGATCCGCGGGGCGAGCGGTGTCCAGGTGTTCCTGGACCTGAAGCTCCACGACATCCCGAACACCGTCGAGGGGGCGGCCAGGGCCGTGGCACGGCTCAGACCCGCCATCCTGACCGTCCACGCGGGCGGTGGCCCCGCGATGATCAGTGCGGCCGTGGAGGCCCTGCCCGCCACCCAGATCGCGGCCGTGACGGTGCTCACGTCGCTGTCGGAGGCCGATCTGGAGCGCGTCGGCATCGCCGGACCCTCCGAGGACGCCGTGCGCCGCATGTCGGCCATGGCCGTCGGCGCGGGCGCCCAGGCCCTCGTGTGCTCGCCGCGTGAGGTCGCCACGGTGCGGGCAGAGGTCGGGCCGGACATCACCCTCATCACTCCGGGCATCCGCCCCGCCGGCGCCGAGAGTCAGGATCAGGCAAGAATAGCGACCCCCGAGCAGGCTCTCGCCGACGGGGCCGATCTTCTCGTGATCGGCCGCCCGATCACCGGTGCGGCCGACCCGGGAGCCGCCGCCGCGGGGATCGCCGCGGCGCTCCGGCGCACCCTCGCCGACAGTGATCGCGCGGTCTGA
- the coaBC gene encoding bifunctional phosphopantothenoylcysteine decarboxylase/phosphopantothenate--cysteine ligase CoaBC, whose product MGGRPAVVLGVSAGIAAYKACELLRLFTESGHDVRVVPTREALRFVGEPTWAALSGNPVTADVWDSVHEVPHVRIGQDADLVVVAPATADVLARAAHGLAGDLLTNTLLTARCPVVFAPAMHTEMWEHPATRANVATLRERGSIVIDPAVGRLTGADTGRGRLPDPKEIFEVCRRVLTGRPADLAGRRLVISAGGTREAIDPVRFIGNRSSGLQGYALARTAVARGAEVTLVSANVALPDPAGATVIRVESAAELRDAVLGAVEGADAVVMAAAVADFRPLVQSDLKIKKTSADPDPIHLTKNPDILAELGDRRRTGLKPYPPVIVGFAAETDDVLANGQAKLARKGCDLLVVNQVGTGVAFGTPDNAAVVLVAGGESVEIPRGPKADLADTVWDLVVHRLP is encoded by the coding sequence ATGGGTGGCCGACCCGCCGTCGTGCTCGGCGTGAGCGCGGGCATCGCCGCATACAAGGCCTGCGAGCTGCTCCGCCTGTTCACGGAGTCGGGCCACGACGTCCGTGTCGTCCCGACCAGGGAGGCGCTCCGTTTCGTCGGCGAGCCGACCTGGGCGGCGCTGTCCGGCAACCCCGTGACGGCCGACGTCTGGGACTCCGTACACGAGGTCCCGCACGTGCGGATCGGCCAGGACGCCGACCTGGTGGTGGTCGCTCCCGCGACCGCCGACGTGCTCGCCAGGGCCGCCCACGGGCTGGCCGGTGACCTGCTCACCAACACCCTGCTCACCGCGCGGTGCCCGGTCGTGTTCGCTCCCGCGATGCACACCGAGATGTGGGAGCACCCCGCGACCCGGGCCAACGTGGCCACCCTCCGCGAGCGCGGCTCGATCGTCATCGACCCCGCCGTGGGCCGCCTGACGGGCGCCGACACCGGCCGCGGCCGGCTGCCCGATCCCAAGGAGATCTTCGAGGTCTGCCGCAGAGTCCTGACCGGGCGCCCCGCCGACCTGGCCGGCCGCCGCCTGGTGATCTCCGCCGGAGGGACTCGCGAGGCCATCGACCCGGTCCGTTTCATCGGCAACCGCTCCTCGGGCCTGCAGGGCTACGCGCTGGCCCGTACGGCGGTGGCCCGCGGCGCCGAGGTCACCCTGGTGAGCGCGAACGTCGCGCTGCCCGACCCGGCCGGGGCCACGGTGATCCGGGTGGAGTCGGCCGCGGAGCTGCGCGACGCCGTGCTGGGCGCGGTGGAGGGCGCCGACGCCGTGGTCATGGCCGCCGCGGTCGCCGACTTCCGGCCCCTCGTGCAGAGCGATTTGAAGATCAAGAAGACCTCAGCCGACCCTGACCCCATCCATCTGACGAAAAATCCCGACATCCTCGCCGAGCTGGGAGATCGCCGCCGCACGGGGCTCAAGCCGTACCCGCCGGTGATCGTGGGGTTCGCGGCCGAGACCGACGACGTCCTCGCCAACGGACAGGCCAAGCTCGCCCGCAAGGGCTGTGATCTGCTCGTCGTCAACCAGGTGGGCACGGGCGTCGCCTTCGGCACCCCGGACAACGCGGCGGTGGTCCTGGTCGCCGGCGGGGAGTCGGTGGAGATCCCGCGCGGCCCCAAGGCGGACCTCGCCGACACCGTCTGGGATCTTGTCGTCCACCGGCTTCCCTGA
- a CDS encoding dihydroorotate dehydrogenase — protein MPVDMRTYLGHVELVNPITTAAGCAASGSELSQFFDLGRIGALTTRSITMAPRAGRPTPRMAETPSGMLNAVGLQGPGVDAFLERELPWLAQRSIRTVVSIGGGTVAEYTALARRLTDAPGVSAVEVNLSCPNIEDRGRVFARDGAASAEVIASVRSVMRYDVPVVAKLSPDVVDIVSVARACVDGGADALSMINNPLGMSIDTEAMRPSLAAVTGGLSGPAIRPLAVRCVWQVHAALPSVPIIGMGGVLTGRDAFELILAGACVVAVGTALFHDPYACLRILRELEELLAARGFHRLADAVGLAHRPPGASTRHRIDLEESSL, from the coding sequence ATGCCGGTTGACATGCGGACGTACCTGGGGCACGTGGAACTGGTCAATCCGATCACCACGGCCGCCGGGTGCGCGGCGTCGGGCTCCGAGCTCTCCCAGTTCTTCGACCTGGGCCGGATCGGCGCGCTGACCACGCGGTCGATCACGATGGCCCCCAGAGCGGGCCGTCCGACCCCCAGGATGGCCGAGACGCCCTCGGGCATGCTCAACGCCGTGGGACTCCAGGGGCCGGGCGTGGACGCCTTCCTGGAGCGCGAGCTGCCCTGGCTGGCCCAGCGGAGCATCAGGACCGTGGTCTCGATCGGCGGCGGCACCGTGGCCGAGTACACCGCGCTGGCCCGGAGGCTCACCGACGCCCCCGGGGTGAGCGCGGTGGAGGTCAACCTGTCGTGCCCCAACATCGAGGACCGGGGCCGGGTCTTCGCCCGCGACGGCGCCGCCTCGGCCGAGGTGATCGCCTCGGTGCGCTCGGTGATGCGCTACGACGTGCCCGTGGTGGCCAAGCTCTCCCCGGACGTGGTGGACATCGTGAGCGTCGCCCGTGCGTGCGTGGACGGCGGCGCCGACGCGCTCTCAATGATCAACAACCCACTCGGCATGAGCATCGACACCGAGGCCATGCGCCCCTCGCTGGCCGCGGTCACCGGCGGGCTGTCCGGACCGGCCATCCGCCCGCTGGCCGTACGCTGCGTCTGGCAGGTCCACGCGGCGCTGCCCAGCGTGCCCATCATCGGCATGGGCGGTGTGCTGACCGGCAGGGACGCCTTCGAGCTCATCCTCGCCGGGGCCTGTGTCGTCGCGGTGGGCACGGCGCTGTTCCACGACCCCTACGCCTGCCTGCGCATCCTGCGCGAGCTGGAGGAGCTCCTGGCGGCCCGGGGGTTCCACCGGCTGGCCGACGCGGTCGGGCTGGCCCATCGCCCGCCGGGGGCGTCCACCCGGCATCGGATAGATCTAGAGGAGAGTTCCCTGTGA
- a CDS encoding dihydroorotate dehydrogenase electron transfer subunit, which yields MRKTPVTPVQVTGTVLTTRRVDAYHALTVVAPGIAERFRPGHFVAVAVGGAQTAMLTRRAFSVHDVKPDYGGTVEFVFSVRGPGTTWLAERRARDTLDLVGPLGRPFPLPRDPVNCVLVGGEYGSATLFAVADALQQRGCRVDFVLGAASADRVFGALRARRMGETTTLTTEDGSLGLRGRVTDVLPGVIADVRADAVYACGPMPMLRGVTAVAVEFDIPVQVAVEERMACGVGVCMTCVLPVIGDDGVTRMVRSCVEGPVFRGERVRFDDVGTIPFDALGAPGGGSRNNAG from the coding sequence GTGAGAAAGACGCCTGTTACTCCGGTGCAGGTGACGGGCACGGTGCTGACGACGCGCCGGGTCGACGCCTACCATGCGCTGACCGTGGTGGCGCCCGGCATCGCCGAGCGCTTCCGGCCCGGCCATTTCGTCGCCGTGGCGGTCGGCGGTGCGCAGACGGCGATGCTGACGCGCCGTGCCTTCTCCGTGCACGACGTCAAGCCCGACTACGGCGGCACGGTGGAGTTCGTCTTCTCGGTGCGCGGTCCGGGCACGACGTGGCTGGCCGAGCGCCGCGCCCGCGACACGCTCGACCTCGTCGGGCCGCTGGGCCGGCCGTTCCCGCTGCCGCGCGATCCGGTGAACTGCGTTCTTGTCGGCGGCGAGTACGGCTCGGCGACGCTGTTCGCGGTGGCCGACGCGCTCCAGCAGCGTGGCTGCCGGGTCGACTTCGTGCTCGGTGCGGCCTCGGCCGACCGGGTGTTCGGCGCGCTGCGCGCCCGGCGGATGGGTGAGACGACCACGCTGACCACCGAGGACGGCTCGCTGGGCCTGCGCGGCCGGGTGACCGACGTGCTGCCCGGGGTGATCGCCGACGTCCGGGCCGACGCGGTCTACGCCTGCGGTCCGATGCCGATGCTGCGCGGCGTCACCGCGGTGGCGGTCGAGTTCGACATCCCGGTCCAGGTGGCCGTGGAGGAGCGGATGGCGTGCGGGGTGGGCGTGTGCATGACGTGCGTGCTGCCGGTCATCGGGGACGACGGTGTCACCCGGATGGTCCGCTCGTGCGTCGAAGGACCGGTCTTCCGGGGCGAGCGCGTCCGCTTCGACGATGTGGGAACGATCCCGTTCGACGCGCTCGGAGCGCCCGGTGGGGGATCGCGGAACAATGCCGGTTGA
- the metK gene encoding methionine adenosyltransferase has translation MSRRLFTSESVTEGHPDKIADQISDAILDAMLKGDPKSRVAVETLITTGQVHVAGEVTTETYVDIPGLIREKILEIGYDASHKGFDGASCGVSVSIGAQSPDIAQGVDDAYENREGEGADELDRQGAGDQGLMFGYACRETPELMPLPIQLAHRLAARLSQVRKDGTVPYLRPDGKTQVTIEYDGDKPVRLDTVVVSTQHAAEIDLKEMLAPDIKEHVVDPVLADLEISTEGYRLLVNPTGRFEIGGPMGDAGLTGRKIIVDTYGGMARHGGGAFSGKDPSKVDRSAAYAMRWVAKNIVAAGLSDRAEVQVAYAIGKAHPVGVFVETFGTEKVEIETIQKAVLQVFDLRPAAIIRDLDLLRPIYSATSAYGHFGRSDFSWEATDRAEALRTAAGL, from the coding sequence TTGTCCCGTCGCCTGTTCACCTCCGAGTCGGTCACCGAGGGCCACCCGGACAAGATCGCCGACCAGATCAGTGACGCGATTCTCGACGCCATGCTCAAGGGTGACCCCAAGAGCCGCGTCGCAGTCGAGACACTGATCACCACCGGTCAGGTCCACGTCGCCGGAGAGGTGACGACGGAGACCTACGTGGACATCCCCGGTCTCATCCGGGAGAAGATCCTCGAGATCGGTTACGACGCCTCCCACAAGGGCTTCGACGGTGCCTCCTGTGGCGTGTCGGTGTCCATCGGCGCGCAGTCGCCCGACATCGCGCAGGGCGTCGACGACGCCTACGAGAACCGCGAGGGTGAAGGCGCCGACGAGCTCGACCGCCAGGGCGCCGGCGACCAGGGCCTGATGTTCGGCTACGCTTGCCGCGAGACCCCCGAGCTGATGCCGCTGCCGATCCAGCTGGCGCACCGCCTGGCCGCGCGCCTGTCGCAGGTCCGCAAGGACGGCACCGTGCCCTACCTGCGCCCCGACGGCAAGACCCAGGTCACCATCGAGTACGACGGCGACAAGCCGGTCCGTCTCGACACCGTGGTGGTCTCCACCCAGCACGCCGCGGAGATCGACCTCAAGGAGATGCTCGCGCCGGACATCAAGGAGCACGTGGTCGACCCGGTGCTCGCCGACCTGGAGATCTCCACCGAGGGCTACCGCCTGCTGGTCAACCCGACCGGCCGCTTCGAGATCGGCGGCCCGATGGGCGACGCCGGCCTGACGGGTCGCAAGATCATCGTTGACACCTACGGCGGTATGGCCCGCCACGGTGGCGGCGCCTTCTCCGGCAAGGACCCGTCCAAGGTGGACCGCTCGGCCGCCTACGCCATGCGCTGGGTCGCCAAGAACATCGTGGCCGCGGGGCTGTCCGACCGCGCCGAGGTCCAGGTCGCCTACGCCATCGGCAAGGCGCACCCGGTCGGCGTCTTCGTCGAGACCTTCGGCACCGAGAAGGTCGAGATCGAGACGATCCAGAAGGCCGTGCTCCAGGTCTTCGACCTGCGCCCGGCCGCGATCATCCGCGACCTCGACCTGCTGCGCCCGATCTACTCGGCGACCTCCGCCTATGGCCACTTCGGCCGGTCCGACTTCTCCTGGGAGGCCACCGACCGCGCCGAGGCCCTGCGCACCGCCGCCGGTCTCTGA
- the carB gene encoding carbamoyl-phosphate synthase large subunit, protein MPKRTDIQSVMVIGSGPIVIGQACEFDYSGTQACRVLRAEGYRVILVNSNPATIMTDPEFADATYVEPITPDIVEKIIAKERPDALLPTLGGQTALNTAIALHEAGVLAKYDVELIGADVAAIQAGENRELFKGIVAKVAAERGLNAESARSVVCHTMDECLAAVGELGYPLVVRPSFTMGGVGSGFAYDEEGLRRIAGAGLDASPTTEVLLEESILGWKEYELEVMRDRADNVVIVCSIENIDPMGVHTGDSVTVAPALTLTDREYQNMRDVAIAVIREVGVDTGGCNIQFAVDPRTGRMVVIEMNPRVSRSSALASKATGFPIAKIAAKLAVGYTLDEIPNDITRETPASFEPSLDYIVVKVPRFAFDKFPGADQTLTTHMKSVGEAMAIGRSFPEALQKALRSLEKKGAVFTWAGEPGDKDALLAACRTPHDGRLFTMQQAIRAGATPEELFEATAVDPWFVDQLFAIDEVAAELREAPQLTAEVLTRVKRYGFSDLQIAELRDMTEPRVRDLRHALGVRPVYNTVDTCAAEFAAQTPYLYSTYDEETEVPYGDRPKVLILGSGPNRIGQGIEFDYACVHASFELSAAGFETVMVNCNPETVSTDYDTSDRLYFEPLTLEDVLEVVHAEQQTGPVAGVIVQLGGQTPLGLAQALKDAGVPVVGTSPESIHLAEERGAFGRVLAEAGLPAPKHGTAVTVDEALAIAEEIGYPVLVRPSYVLGGAGMAIVYDDETLTTYMSRAGAASDHPVLVDKFLDEAVEIDVDALFDGEELYLGGVMEHIEEAGIHSGDSACSLPPMTLGSHDIKRIRTATEAIARGVGVRGLLNVQYAMSANILYVLEANPRASRTVPFVSKATAVPLAKAAARVMMGATVAELRAEGMLPAEGDGGTLPLDAPIAVKEAVLPFNRFRGVDTILGPEMRSTGEVMGIDEFFGTAYAKSQAAAYGSLPTKGRAFVSVANRDKRAMIFPVKALADLGFEILATEGTAEVLRRNGVHAKIVRKQSEGTGPEGEPTIGRRILDGEVDLIVNTPFGSPGQSGPRLDGYEIRTAAVLRGIPCITTVQGLAAAVQGIQAIVRGDIGVRSLQEHGERLRGRMSGVAGEG, encoded by the coding sequence GTGCCTAAGCGCACGGACATCCAGTCGGTCATGGTGATCGGCTCCGGCCCGATCGTGATCGGGCAGGCCTGCGAGTTCGACTACTCGGGCACCCAGGCCTGCCGAGTGCTGCGCGCCGAGGGCTACCGCGTGATCCTCGTCAACAGCAACCCGGCGACGATCATGACGGACCCCGAGTTCGCCGACGCCACCTACGTCGAGCCGATCACCCCGGACATCGTCGAGAAGATCATCGCCAAGGAGCGCCCCGACGCGCTGCTGCCCACCCTCGGCGGGCAGACCGCGCTGAACACCGCGATCGCCCTGCACGAGGCCGGCGTCCTGGCCAAGTACGACGTCGAGCTGATCGGCGCCGACGTGGCGGCCATCCAGGCGGGCGAGAACCGCGAGCTGTTCAAGGGCATCGTGGCCAAGGTCGCCGCCGAACGCGGCCTCAACGCCGAGTCGGCCCGCAGCGTCGTCTGCCACACCATGGACGAGTGCCTGGCCGCCGTGGGCGAGCTGGGCTACCCGCTGGTGGTACGCCCCTCCTTCACCATGGGCGGTGTCGGCTCCGGCTTCGCCTACGACGAGGAGGGCCTGCGCCGCATCGCCGGGGCGGGCCTGGACGCCTCGCCGACCACCGAGGTGCTCCTGGAGGAGTCCATCCTCGGCTGGAAGGAGTACGAGCTGGAGGTCATGCGCGACAGGGCCGACAACGTCGTCATCGTCTGCTCCATCGAGAACATCGACCCGATGGGCGTGCACACCGGCGACAGCGTCACCGTGGCCCCCGCCCTGACGCTCACCGACCGCGAGTACCAGAACATGCGCGACGTCGCCATCGCGGTCATCCGCGAGGTCGGCGTGGACACCGGCGGCTGCAACATCCAGTTCGCCGTCGACCCGCGCACCGGCCGCATGGTCGTCATCGAGATGAACCCGCGCGTCTCCCGCTCCAGCGCCCTGGCCTCCAAGGCCACCGGCTTCCCGATCGCGAAGATCGCCGCCAAGCTAGCCGTCGGCTACACCCTGGACGAGATCCCCAACGACATCACCAGGGAGACCCCGGCGTCGTTCGAGCCCTCGCTCGACTACATCGTGGTCAAGGTGCCGCGCTTCGCCTTCGACAAGTTCCCCGGGGCCGACCAGACCCTGACGACCCACATGAAGTCCGTCGGCGAGGCCATGGCCATCGGCCGCTCCTTCCCGGAGGCCCTGCAGAAGGCGCTGCGCTCGCTGGAGAAGAAGGGCGCCGTCTTCACCTGGGCCGGGGAGCCGGGCGACAAGGACGCCCTCCTCGCGGCCTGCCGCACCCCGCACGACGGGCGCCTGTTCACCATGCAGCAGGCCATCCGCGCCGGAGCCACGCCCGAGGAGCTGTTCGAGGCCACCGCGGTGGACCCGTGGTTCGTGGACCAGCTGTTCGCGATCGACGAGGTCGCCGCCGAGCTGCGCGAGGCACCCCAGCTCACCGCCGAGGTGCTGACGCGGGTCAAACGGTACGGTTTCAGCGACCTGCAGATCGCCGAGCTGCGCGACATGACGGAGCCGAGGGTGCGCGACCTGCGCCACGCCCTGGGCGTCCGGCCGGTCTACAACACCGTCGACACCTGCGCCGCCGAGTTCGCCGCGCAGACGCCCTACCTCTACTCCACCTACGACGAGGAGACCGAGGTCCCCTACGGCGATCGCCCCAAGGTGCTCATCCTCGGCTCCGGGCCGAACCGGATCGGCCAGGGCATCGAGTTCGACTACGCGTGCGTGCACGCCTCCTTCGAGCTGTCGGCGGCCGGATTCGAGACCGTCATGGTCAACTGCAACCCCGAGACGGTCTCCACCGACTACGACACCTCCGACCGCCTCTACTTCGAGCCGCTCACCCTGGAGGACGTCCTGGAGGTCGTCCACGCCGAGCAGCAGACCGGACCGGTCGCCGGCGTCATCGTCCAGCTCGGCGGCCAGACCCCGCTCGGCCTCGCCCAGGCGCTCAAGGACGCGGGGGTCCCGGTGGTCGGCACCTCGCCGGAGTCGATCCACCTGGCCGAGGAGCGCGGCGCGTTCGGCCGCGTCCTGGCGGAGGCCGGGCTGCCCGCGCCCAAGCACGGCACCGCGGTGACCGTGGACGAGGCGCTGGCCATCGCAGAGGAGATCGGCTACCCGGTCCTGGTCCGGCCCTCCTACGTCCTCGGCGGCGCGGGCATGGCCATCGTCTACGACGACGAGACGCTGACCACCTACATGTCCAGGGCGGGCGCGGCCAGCGACCACCCGGTGCTGGTGGACAAGTTCCTCGACGAGGCCGTCGAGATCGACGTGGACGCGCTGTTCGACGGCGAGGAGCTCTACCTCGGCGGGGTGATGGAGCACATCGAGGAGGCCGGGATCCACTCCGGCGACTCGGCGTGCTCGCTGCCCCCGATGACGCTCGGCAGCCACGACATCAAGCGCATCCGCACCGCCACCGAGGCCATCGCCCGCGGGGTGGGCGTGCGCGGCCTGCTCAACGTGCAGTACGCGATGTCGGCCAACATCCTCTACGTGCTGGAGGCCAACCCGCGTGCCAGCCGTACGGTGCCGTTCGTCTCCAAGGCCACGGCGGTGCCGCTGGCCAAGGCGGCGGCCCGGGTGATGATGGGGGCCACGGTGGCCGAGCTGCGCGCGGAGGGCATGCTCCCGGCCGAGGGCGACGGCGGTACGCTGCCGCTCGACGCGCCCATCGCGGTCAAGGAGGCGGTGCTGCCGTTCAACCGGTTCCGGGGCGTCGACACCATCCTGGGCCCGGAGATGCGCTCCACCGGCGAGGTCATGGGGATCGACGAGTTCTTCGGCACGGCTTACGCCAAGTCGCAGGCCGCCGCCTACGGCTCGCTGCCGACCAAGGGGCGGGCGTTCGTCTCGGTGGCGAACCGGGACAAGCGCGCCATGATCTTCCCGGTCAAGGCGCTCGCGGACCTCGGTTTCGAGATTCTGGCCACCGAGGGAACGGCAGAGGTGCTGCGCCGCAACGGCGTCCATGCCAAGATCGTGCGAAAGCAGAGCGAGGGAACGGGCCCCGAGGGTGAGCCGACCATCGGCCGTCGCATCCTGGATGGCGAGGTGGATCTCATCGTGAACACGCCCTTCGGCAGCCCCGGCCAGTCCGGGCCGCGGCTGGACGGCTACGAGATCCGCACCGCCGCCGTGCTGCGGGGCATCCCCTGCATCACGACGGTCCAGGGACTCGCCGCCGCCGTCCAGGGCATTCAGGCCATCGTCCGCGGCGACATCGGCGTACGGTCGCTCCAGGAGCACGGCGAGCGGCTCAGGGGACGGATGAGCGGAGTGGCCGGTGAAGGATGA
- the rpoZ gene encoding DNA-directed RNA polymerase subunit omega — MATNAAYSEGITNPSIDALLDIVDSKYSLVIFGSKRARQINAYYSQLGEGLLEYVGPLVETHAQEKPLSIALREVSEGLLTSEPIEG, encoded by the coding sequence GTGGCAACGAACGCCGCCTACTCCGAAGGCATCACCAACCCGTCGATCGACGCGCTGCTCGACATCGTCGACAGCAAGTACAGCCTTGTGATCTTCGGCTCGAAGCGCGCGCGCCAGATCAACGCCTACTACTCCCAGCTCGGCGAAGGCCTGCTGGAGTACGTCGGCCCGCTCGTGGAGACCCACGCGCAGGAGAAGCCGCTCTCCATCGCGCTGCGCGAGGTCAGTGAGGGTCTGCTCACCTCCGAGCCGATCGAGGGCTAG